The sequence TGTGCAAAAAACTACTGAGGTAAGAGTAATCGTCGATAAAGAAATTGTGATCGATGTAATTTACATATTTTACACTGTCGGGAGTAAGTAGAACACGGCCAACCGGAATATTGAGCTTACTGATAGACACCAGTATTTTCTCATCCTTTTGTGCTTTTAGATTGATCTTGAAAGTAGCTTTCGACTGGCTGCTTACAAAATTGCAATTAATACGTTTAACGGTAAGATATTTGTAATCAAAAGCATTTTGTTCAATTCTTTTCAGAAGCTTGTTTGTGCTGATTGTTCGTGCTTCAACAATTGGTAATTCAGAGGGTGTCTTACACGCTGACACAACAATGAGGGAGGCGAAGGCAAACACTAAAACTTTAAAATATTTTCCAAAACCCATTGCTACTCTTCAATATATTTTTGTTCCTCAATTTTACGGTCAAGAACTTTTGATTCACTCCCGCTTTCTTTTGCCTTTTTCCAATACTTTACAGCTTCTTCCACATTGCCCGTTTTATATAAAATGTCGCCGTAATGTTCTAATAAAGTATCGCTTTCGTCGTCACTGTTTTTAATGGCCGAATCCATGTAAAATTTGGCCAATGTATATTCGCCTTTCTTAAACAGAACCCAGGCATGTGTATCCAGGTAGGTCGCATTATCCGGGAAACGTTCAACAACTTTACCACTCATACGTTCGGCTTTGTCAAGATTAATTCCTTCTACGGATAAATAGTAGGCATAGTTGTTTAAAGTGAGGTAATTTTCGGGATCGATTTTAACGGCTTTATCAAATACTTTAAATGCTTCAGGTCGGTTGCCGTTTTTGTAAATGGCCTCGCCTTTCAACATCAGAAAGTTTGCTTGCAATTGCGGATTATCAATTACGTAATCCATTCCTTCTTCGCTTAGTTCAATGGTTTCGTCGAATTTTTCCAACTGAACACAAGCAATTGCCTTGAAAAAATAGCCCTGCGGCTGGTTGGGAAACAACTCGATTATTTTACCGGTATGTTCGTACAATTTTTCCCATTCCTGCAAATCATTGTCGATGTACATTATGCGCTCCCAAACCATGTAATCGTTTGGTTCTATTTCAATCGCTTTTAGCAATGCTTTGCGACCTTCGGCAAGTTTATTTTGTTTTAAAAGTTCTTCGGCATGAATGGTATGTACCAATGATTCATCAGCATTTTTCTCAAGCAATATTTGAATTAGCTCTCCACGCTGTTTTTCATTTAATGTCGACTGCGCCGGATTTGCCGTTAACATCATATACAATTGCATTTTTGTTTGAATATCAACCGCATCGCTTGCAAAACCGGCTTTTGTTTCCTCAAACGATTTTTCCTTATCGCCGTTTTCGAGGTAGTAGTTTGCCAACGAAAAATGAACAAATCCGTTTTCCGGATCCATTTCCTGTATTTTTTCGTAGTTTTTCAGGGCATTTTCAGAATCGCCCTGGCTTTGATATAGATCGGCAAGTAATCCGTAATATTTAGCTTCGTTCGGACTGTTTTCAATCAGTTTGTTGATCTCTGCAAAAGCTTTATCAATTTCACCTGTAGATACGTAAATCTGCTGTTTTGCTACCGAAATCTGCTCGTTAATCCCGGTTTCTTTTTCCATTCGATCGTAGGCTACAATGGCTTCATCAAAACGTTGTGCAGTAGCCAGCAGCGCCGCATTCATGTATATATATTCCAGATTTTCGGGCTCTTTTTTCAGAAGTCTGGCATAAATATCTGCTGCCTCCGAGTACTTTCGCGTTTGCTGATAAACCTGTGCCAATAACAATTTATACCACTTATTATCGGGATTTAAACTGATGGCTTTTTCCAGCAGCAACGAAGCACTTGTAAAATCGTTGTTTGCCGCATGAATATTTGCCAACTCGAACATTGCTGCCGATGAATTCGGATCGATCTCCAGGCAACTCGAAAGCAAACGGATGGCTTCCTGTGCGTTACCAAACATTTTTTGCTTTAATGCTTCAACAAAAAAGTATTCAAATTCAGCCTGTTTCTGTTCAACTAATTCGGTGGTTGGTGTATTTACTGCAGCTTGTGCCACTTCCTGCTCAGTAACCTGTTTAGGTCCTGAACATGCAAAAGCAACAAATGAAAACGCTGCAATACCAAGTCCTTTTATAAAAATTCTCTTCATGTTAATGTTTTCCGGTGTGGCCAAAGCCTCCCGCTCCTCTTTCTGATTCTTCCAACACCTCTACCAAATCCCATTCCACAGTTGCATGTGCGGCAACAACCATTTGGCAAATGCGCTCTCCATTTTCTATAACAAAATCTTCGTTCGACAGGTTGATGAGAATAACACCTATTTCTCCGCGGTAATCGGCATCAATTGTTCCGGGAGTATTCAATACAGTAATTCCCTTTTTTAATGCCAAACCACTTCTCGGACGAACCTGAGCTTCGTAACCCTGAGGCAATTCAATAAATAATCCGGTTGGTACGAGTTTGCGCTCCAACGGCTTTAAAACAACTGCTTCATCAAGGTTTGCACGTAAGTCCATTCCGGCCGAAAATAAGGTGCTGTAAGCCGGTAATTCATTCTTTGATTTGTTAACAATTTTAACCTGCATCAATCTGTTTTTTTTAAAGAACCGCTAAGATAGTAAATAATGCGTGTGTACAGTAGGATTAACAATATTTATGGTTCTGAAAATAAATTCAACTAATTGGATAACAATTATATAATAATCAGATCGGCCATGATCTCGTCCGAAATAAAAAGTCCTTTTCGGGTTAAAGTAATTGCCTGATCGTTTATTTGAAGTACACCTGCCTGTTTGTATTTTGCTAATTGATTCGAAAAATACTGTGCTGTTTGGACTCCGTACCGCTGTTCAATCTCTTTTTCAGAAACTCCCCATTTCGTTCTGATCCGGGTTAAAATGTACTCGTTATACTTGTCTGTTTCATTCAGAATTTCTTCCTCAAAATAGCTGTTATTATTTGCCAAAGCTTTTATGTAGGCTTCAACATGTGAGCTATTCCAGCGCCGCGAATTTCCATCGAACGAATGCGCCGAAGGTCCCAGTCCCAGGTATTTTGTACCCATCCAATAAGCGGTGTTGTGGCGCGAATAAAGCTGGTCTTTTGCCAGGTTTGAAATCTCGTAATGTTCGAAACCGTTGGCGACCGACATGTCAATCAAGGCGTTAAACTGATCAACACTGTCAGCTTCTTTCAACTCCTTTAGCGTTCCCTTTTTCAACCAGGTGTAAAACGGCGTGCCTTCGTGGTAAGTTAAGTGATACGCAGAAAGGTGTTTCACCGGCAGGCTGAACATTGTATTCAGGCTCTCTTCCCATTCTTTTTGAGTTAAATCAGGCAAACCATAAATTAAATCGGCACTTAAGTTTGAAAATCCAATTTTGGCAGCATTTTCAATGGCACCAATGGCCTGAGCGGCATCGTGCCTTCGGTTCATTTTTTCGAGATGCTTGTTTTGAAACGACTGTATGCCAATACTTAAACGATTTATACCGGCATTTTTTATGTCTTTCAAATAATCAATTGTAAGATCATCAGGATTGGCTTCAAGTGTAATTTCAGCAGCAGAACTGACGTTGAATTCTTTGCTCATTACCACCAAAATTTCAGCTATTTCTTTCTCCGATAAAACTGATGGAGTACCGCCACCAAAATATATGG comes from uncultured Draconibacterium sp. and encodes:
- the hemW gene encoding radical SAM family heme chaperone HemW; this encodes MAGIYIHIPFCRQKCYYCDFYKTVNTSLQHDFIKALKSEANIRKNYLNNENVETIYFGGGTPSVLSEKEIAEILVVMSKEFNVSSAAEITLEANPDDLTIDYLKDIKNAGINRLSIGIQSFQNKHLEKMNRRHDAAQAIGAIENAAKIGFSNLSADLIYGLPDLTQKEWEESLNTMFSLPVKHLSAYHLTYHEGTPFYTWLKKGTLKELKEADSVDQFNALIDMSVANGFEHYEISNLAKDQLYSRHNTAYWMGTKYLGLGPSAHSFDGNSRRWNSSHVEAYIKALANNNSYFEEEILNETDKYNEYILTRIRTKWGVSEKEIEQRYGVQTAQYFSNQLAKYKQAGVLQINDQAITLTRKGLFISDEIMADLIII
- a CDS encoding tetratricopeptide repeat protein; the protein is MKRIFIKGLGIAAFSFVAFACSGPKQVTEQEVAQAAVNTPTTELVEQKQAEFEYFFVEALKQKMFGNAQEAIRLLSSCLEIDPNSSAAMFELANIHAANNDFTSASLLLEKAISLNPDNKWYKLLLAQVYQQTRKYSEAADIYARLLKKEPENLEYIYMNAALLATAQRFDEAIVAYDRMEKETGINEQISVAKQQIYVSTGEIDKAFAEINKLIENSPNEAKYYGLLADLYQSQGDSENALKNYEKIQEMDPENGFVHFSLANYYLENGDKEKSFEETKAGFASDAVDIQTKMQLYMMLTANPAQSTLNEKQRGELIQILLEKNADESLVHTIHAEELLKQNKLAEGRKALLKAIEIEPNDYMVWERIMYIDNDLQEWEKLYEHTGKIIELFPNQPQGYFFKAIACVQLEKFDETIELSEEGMDYVIDNPQLQANFLMLKGEAIYKNGNRPEAFKVFDKAVKIDPENYLTLNNYAYYLSVEGINLDKAERMSGKVVERFPDNATYLDTHAWVLFKKGEYTLAKFYMDSAIKNSDDESDTLLEHYGDILYKTGNVEEAVKYWKKAKESGSESKVLDRKIEEQKYIEE
- the dut gene encoding dUTP diphosphatase codes for the protein MQVKIVNKSKNELPAYSTLFSAGMDLRANLDEAVVLKPLERKLVPTGLFIELPQGYEAQVRPRSGLALKKGITVLNTPGTIDADYRGEIGVILINLSNEDFVIENGERICQMVVAAHATVEWDLVEVLEESERGAGGFGHTGKH